The following coding sequences are from one Spea bombifrons isolate aSpeBom1 chromosome 13, aSpeBom1.2.pri, whole genome shotgun sequence window:
- the LOC128470931 gene encoding dickkopf-related protein 3-like, whose translation MAVPTHPQTSLIDIDVLERARGWSAETGNGLKEEISINLGGENMRVTCDHDRACGKGLFCDRHFGLCVALRHEGQFCRKDSQCVRGLGCMFGRCQQIIPGGREGSRCQQDEDCSPSMCCARHHGEMICKRKIPAGERCFIPEGGLAFSINQQCPCDEGLVCSSKTPLREKEFVYSHSSDWKCTAPSE comes from the exons ATGGCGGTGCCTACGCATCCACAGACGTCTCTAATAGACATAGACGTTCTAGAGAGAGCTCGTGGATGGAGCGCTGAGACGGGCAATGGCTTGAAGGAAGAGATCTCAATAAATCTTGGAGGAGAGAATATGAGG GTGACGTGCGACCATGACCGGGCATGCGGCAAAGGTCTGTTCTGCGACCGTCATTTCGGGCTGTGCGTAGCGCTCCGCCACGAAGGCCAGTTCTGTCGCAAAGATTCTCAGTGTGTCCGCGGTCTGGGCTGTATGTTCGGGAGATGCCAACAGATCATCCCAGGAGGCCGCGAAG GGTCCCGCTGTCAGCAGGATGAGGACTGCTCCCCTTCAATGTGTTGCGCCCGGCACCACGGGGAGATGATTTGCAAACGTAAGATTCCtgctggggagagatgtttTATTCCAGAAGGTGGCCTGGCTTTCAGCATCAACCAGCAATGTCCATGTGACGAGGGCCTTGTCTGCAGCTCCAAAACGCCCCTCCGAGA GAAAGAGTTTGTTTACAGTCACAGCTCAGACTGGAAGTGCACGGCCCCCTCGGAGTGA
- the PLXDC1 gene encoding plexin domain-containing protein 1 — MRILPLAICVKMLWVCVLLCWLLRPLQGTAESWDHSPVTGYDSMKTKRWDTRFVRLQRDVSKGLNGTGTHISQDMGGDSLSIDTLPDNQSQVIEDSYIYYTSRVFGPSELQSQELWVDLMQQKGSRARVHSILSNTHRQASRVILSFDFPFYGHPLRHITIATGGFIFMGDVLHRMLTATQYVAPLMANFNPSYTTNATISYRDNGTSFVVQWDNVPLHEKEDAGGFTFQAALHKDGRIVFVYKEIPLPVQDISPAQHPVKAGLSDAFLVLNPSLDVPESRRRTIYEYHRVQFDLAKIQSQTLVEFTPLPTCLQLSSCDQCMASVLTFNCSWCHVLQRCSSGFDRYRQDWLTYGCAEESQSPSCEEFVDSYSPSDPSFIPTSTEQEPWTVTTSVLSEGLTTEDDTKSTQYARDEMQEELTRQKKKSLVHFGTIVGIVLAVLLITIIILTAIYINRRSGKQGRCCCVQYRPHQWAMKLNNHGNPGMYKEVDPTPALEKDGFMETEP; from the exons ATGAGGATTCTCCCTCTAGCCATCTGTGTGAAGATGCTCTGGGTCTGTGTACTTCTTTGCTGGCTGTTAAGACCCTTACAAGGAACAGCGGAGAGCTGGGACCACTCACCTGTAACAG GTTATGACTCTATGAAGACGAAACGATGGGACACCCGGTTTGTGAGGCTGCAGCGCGACGtcagcaaagggttaaatggcaCCGGAACGCACATCAGCCAGGATATGGGAGGCGACAGTCTGTCGATTGACACTTTGCCGGATAACCAGTCACAGGTCATA GAGGACAGTTACATTTACTATACGTCGAGAGTGTTTGGTCCATCAGAACTGCAAAGTCAGGAGCTGTGGGTGGATTTAATGCAGCAAAAAGGCAGCAGAGCCCGAGTTCACAGCATCCTCTCCAACACGCACAGGCAAGCCTCG AGAGTTATTCTGTCCTTTGACTTCCCATTCTATGGACATCCATTGCGTCACATCACGATCGCCACTGGAG GTTTCATCTTCATGGGAGATGTCCTCCATCGCATGCTAACAGCTACACAGTACGTGGCACCACTGATGGCAAATTTCAACCCCAGTTACACCACAAACGCAACAATAAGCTACAGAGACAACG GCACTTCTTTTGTGGTACAGTGGGACAACGTCCCTCTGCATGAAAAAGAGGACGCCGGAGGCTTCACTTTCCAGGCTGCACTACACAAAGATGGACGCATTGTGTTTGTTTACAAAGAG ATTCCTCTGCCAGTTCAGGACATCAGCCCTGCTCAGCACCCCGTGAAAGCAGGCCTTTCAGATGCCTTTCTGGTTCTCAATCCGTCCTTGGATGTGCCAG AATCTCGAAGACGCACCATCTACGAGTATCACAGGGTGCAGTTTGATCTCGCAAAAATCCAGAGCCAGACGCTTGTGGAATTTACCCCCTTGCCAA CCTGTCTGCAGCTGTCTAGTTGTGACCAGTGCATGGCCTCTGTCCTGACGTTCAACTGCAGCTGGTGTCACGTCTTACAAAG ATGTTCCAGTGGCTTTGATCGCTACCGACAGGACTGGCTGACATACGGCTGCGCAGAGGAG TCCCAAAGCCCATCCTGTGAAGAGTTTGTGGATTCTTATTCTCCATCTGATCCCTCCTTCATACCAACATCAACGGAACAGGAACCATGGACAGTAACCACCTCTGTGCTGTCAGAAGGCCTCACCACAGAAG atgatacaaaatCGACTCAATATGCAAGAGATG AGATGCAGGAGGAGCTGAccagacaaaaaaagaagtCACTGGTGCATTTCGGGACAATCGTAGGAATTGTGCTGGCGGTGCTGCTAATCACCATCATAATACTGACAGCAATTTATATAAACCGACGCTCAGGGAAGCAGGGAAGATGCTGCTGTGTGCAG TATCGTCCCCATCAGTGGGCCATGAAGTTGAACAATCATGGCAATCCTGGAATGTACAAGGAGGTGGACCCCACACCGGCACTTGAGAAAGATGGCTTCATGGAGACAGAACCATAA
- the ARL5C gene encoding putative ADP-ribosylation factor-like protein 5C, whose translation MGQLFTKLMSIFGNREHKVIIVGLDNAGKTTILYQFLMNEVVHTAPTIGSNVEEIVIRNTHFLMWDIGGQETIRATWNSYYSNTDFVILVIDSTDRERLPETRDELYKMLAHEDLQDAAVLIFANKQDVKDSMSASEISSSLALSAIRDRAWHIQGCCALTGEGLPAGLDWMKSRVSAK comes from the exons AGCACAAGGTGATCATTGTAGGTTTAGATAACGCCGGGAAGACCACCATCCTGTACCAATT CCTGATGAATGAGGTCGTCCACACGGCCCCCACCATCGGCAGTAACGTGGAGGAGATCGTGATTAGGAACACGCACTTCCTGATGTGGGACATCGGAGGACAGGAGACGATCCGGGCCACGTGGAACAGTTACTACTCCAACACGGAT TTTGTTATATTGGTGATTGACAGCACGGACAGAGAGAGGCTTCCGGAAACCAGGGATGAGTTGTACAAGATGTTGGCACACGAG GACTTGCAGGACGCAGCCGTGTTGATTTTCGCCAATAAGCAGGATGTGAAAGACTCGATGAGCGCCTCCGAGATCTCGTCTTCACTCGCACTCAGCGCCATCCGGGACCGAGCCTGGCACATTCAGGGGTGTTGTGCGCTGACCGGAGAGGG GTTGCCGGCCGGATTGGATTGGATGAAATCTCGTGTGAGCGCCAAGTGA